The following coding sequences lie in one Chionomys nivalis chromosome 8, mChiNiv1.1, whole genome shotgun sequence genomic window:
- the LOC130880574 gene encoding cytochrome P450 2C26-like isoform X3 — protein MDAVVALVLSLCCLLLLSLWRQSSERAKLPPGPTPLPVLGNFLQIDVKDISQCLTNFSKIYGPVFTLYLGMQPTVVLHGYEAVKEALIDHGEEFAGRGSFPIFEKISKGLGIVFSNGNRWKEIRRFTLTTLRNLGMGKRNLEDRVQEEAQCLVEELRKTNGNCAPCNVICFTVFQNRFDYKDQNFLNLMEKLNDNVRILSSPWMQVCNNFPSLIDYCPGSHHTALKNIEYIRNYLLERIKEHQESLNVANPRDFIDYYLIKQKQASHNQQSEFTLENLATTVLDLFAAGTETTSTTLRYALLLLLKHPDVTAKVQEEIHRVVGRNRSPCMQDRSHMPYTDAMIHEVQRFISLIPINLPHAVTCDIKFRNYIIPKGTTVITSLTSVLNDSKEFPNPEIFDPGHFLDNNGNFKKSDYFVPFSTGKRICAGEGLARMELFLFLTTILQNFKLKSLVNTKDIDTTPLVNGFASVPPKFQLCFIPV, from the exons ATGGATGCTGTTGTGGCCCTGGTGCTCAGCCTCTGCTGTCTCCTTCTCCtctcactctggagacagagctcTGAGAGAGCGAAGCTCCCTCCtggccccactcctctcccagtTCTTGGCAACTTCCTGCAAATAGATGTGAAGGACATCAGCCAATGCTTGACCAAT ttCTCCAAAATCTATGGCCCTGTGTTCACTCTGTACTTGGGCATGCAGCCCACTGTGGTGTTACATGGGTATGAAGCAGTGAAGGAGGCTCTGATTGATCATGGGGAGGAGTTTGCTGGTAGAGGAAGCTTCCcaatatttgaaaaaattagTAAGGGCCTTG gcATTGTTTTTAGCAATGGAAACAGATGGAAAGAGATAAGGCGCTTCACTCTCACAACTCTGCGGAATTTGGGCATGGGCAAAAGGAACCTTGAGGACCGTGTTCAAGAGGAAGCACAGTGCCTTGTGGAGGAACTGAGGAAAACCAATGGTAA CTGTGCTCCCTGCAATGTTATCTGCTTTACTGTTTTCCAGAATCGTTTTGATTATAAAGATCAGAATTTTCTTAACTTGatggaaaaattaaatgacaatGTCAGGATTCTGAGCTCCCCCTGGATGCAG GTCTGCAATAATTTCCCTTCACTAATTGACTATTGTCCAGGAAGTCATCACACAGCATTAAAAAATATTGAGTATATCAGAAATTACCTTTTGGAAAGAATAAAAGAGCATCAGGAATCATTGAATGTTGCAAACCCTCGGGACTTCATTGATTATTACCTGATTAAACAAAAGCag GCAAGCCACAATCAACAATCAGAATTTACACTTGAAAATCTGGCAACGACTGTACTTGACCTGTTTGCTGCTGGGACAGAGACAACAAGCACAACACTGAGATATGCTTTACTGCTCCTGCTGAAGCACCCTGATGTCACAG CTAAAGTCCAGGAAGAGATTCACCGTGTGGTTGGCAGAAACCGCAGCCCCTGCATGCAGGACAGGAGCCACATGCCCTATACAGATGCCATGATTCATGAGGTCCAGAGATTCATCAGCCTCATCCCCATCAACCTGCCCCATGCAGTGACCTGTGACATTAAATTCAGGAACTACATCATCCCCAAG GGAACAACGGTAATAACATCACTGACATCAGTGCTGAATGACAGCAAGGAATTCCCCAACCCAGAGATATTTGACCCTGGCCACTTTCTAGATAACAatggaaattttaagaaaagtgACTACTTCGTGCCATTTTCAACAG GAAAACGAATTTGTGCAGGAGAGGGCCTGGCACGAATGGAGCTGTTTCTATTTCTCACCACCATTTTACAGAACTTTAAGCTGAAATCGCTGGTTAATACTAAGGATATTGATACAACCCCATTGGTCAATGGATTTGCCTCTGTACCACCCAAATTCCAGCTCTGCTTTATTCCTGTCTAA
- the LOC130880574 gene encoding cytochrome P450 2C25-like isoform X1 produces the protein MDAVVALVLSLCCLLLLSLWRQSSERAKLPPGPTPLPVLGNFLQIDVKDISQCLTNFSKIYGPVFTLYLGMQPTVVLHGYEAVKEALIDHGEEFAGRGSFPIFEKISKGLGIVFSNGNRWKEIRRFTLTTLRNLGMGKRNLEDRVQEEAQCLVEELRKTNGSPCDPTFILSCAPCNVICFTVFQNRFDYKDQNFLNLMEKLNDNVRILSSPWMQVCNNFPSLIDYCPGSHHTALKNIEYIRNYLLERIKEHQESLNVANPRDFIDYYLIKQKQASHNQQSEFTLENLATTVLDLFAAGTETTSTTLRYALLLLLKHPDVTAKVQEEIHRVVGRNRSPCMQDRSHMPYTDAMIHEVQRFISLIPINLPHAVTCDIKFRNYIIPKGTTVITSLTSVLNDSKEFPNPEIFDPGHFLDNNGNFKKSDYFVPFSTGKRICAGEGLARMELFLFLTTILQNFKLKSLVNTKDIDTTPLVNGFASVPPKFQLCFIPV, from the exons ATGGATGCTGTTGTGGCCCTGGTGCTCAGCCTCTGCTGTCTCCTTCTCCtctcactctggagacagagctcTGAGAGAGCGAAGCTCCCTCCtggccccactcctctcccagtTCTTGGCAACTTCCTGCAAATAGATGTGAAGGACATCAGCCAATGCTTGACCAAT ttCTCCAAAATCTATGGCCCTGTGTTCACTCTGTACTTGGGCATGCAGCCCACTGTGGTGTTACATGGGTATGAAGCAGTGAAGGAGGCTCTGATTGATCATGGGGAGGAGTTTGCTGGTAGAGGAAGCTTCCcaatatttgaaaaaattagTAAGGGCCTTG gcATTGTTTTTAGCAATGGAAACAGATGGAAAGAGATAAGGCGCTTCACTCTCACAACTCTGCGGAATTTGGGCATGGGCAAAAGGAACCTTGAGGACCGTGTTCAAGAGGAAGCACAGTGCCTTGTGGAGGAACTGAGGAAAACCAATG GTTCACCCTGTGATCCTACATTCATCTTGAGCTGTGCTCCCTGCAATGTTATCTGCTTTACTGTTTTCCAGAATCGTTTTGATTATAAAGATCAGAATTTTCTTAACTTGatggaaaaattaaatgacaatGTCAGGATTCTGAGCTCCCCCTGGATGCAG GTCTGCAATAATTTCCCTTCACTAATTGACTATTGTCCAGGAAGTCATCACACAGCATTAAAAAATATTGAGTATATCAGAAATTACCTTTTGGAAAGAATAAAAGAGCATCAGGAATCATTGAATGTTGCAAACCCTCGGGACTTCATTGATTATTACCTGATTAAACAAAAGCag GCAAGCCACAATCAACAATCAGAATTTACACTTGAAAATCTGGCAACGACTGTACTTGACCTGTTTGCTGCTGGGACAGAGACAACAAGCACAACACTGAGATATGCTTTACTGCTCCTGCTGAAGCACCCTGATGTCACAG CTAAAGTCCAGGAAGAGATTCACCGTGTGGTTGGCAGAAACCGCAGCCCCTGCATGCAGGACAGGAGCCACATGCCCTATACAGATGCCATGATTCATGAGGTCCAGAGATTCATCAGCCTCATCCCCATCAACCTGCCCCATGCAGTGACCTGTGACATTAAATTCAGGAACTACATCATCCCCAAG GGAACAACGGTAATAACATCACTGACATCAGTGCTGAATGACAGCAAGGAATTCCCCAACCCAGAGATATTTGACCCTGGCCACTTTCTAGATAACAatggaaattttaagaaaagtgACTACTTCGTGCCATTTTCAACAG GAAAACGAATTTGTGCAGGAGAGGGCCTGGCACGAATGGAGCTGTTTCTATTTCTCACCACCATTTTACAGAACTTTAAGCTGAAATCGCTGGTTAATACTAAGGATATTGATACAACCCCATTGGTCAATGGATTTGCCTCTGTACCACCCAAATTCCAGCTCTGCTTTATTCCTGTCTAA
- the LOC130880574 gene encoding cytochrome P450 2C26-like isoform X2 gives MDAVVALVLSLCCLLLLSLWRQSSERAKLPPGPTPLPVLGNFLQIDVKDISQCLTNFSKIYGPVFTLYLGMQPTVVLHGYEAVKEALIDHGEEFAGRGSFPIFEKISKGLGIVFSNGNRWKEIRRFTLTTLRNLGMGKRNLEDRVQEEAQCLVEELRKTNGSPCDPTFILSCAPCNVICFTVFQNRFDYKDQNFLNLMEKLNDNVRILSSPWMQVCNNFPSLIDYCPGSHHTALKNIEYIRNYLLERIKEHQESLNVANPRDFIDYYLIKQNHNQQSEFTLENLATTVLDLFAAGTETTSTTLRYALLLLLKHPDVTAKVQEEIHRVVGRNRSPCMQDRSHMPYTDAMIHEVQRFISLIPINLPHAVTCDIKFRNYIIPKGTTVITSLTSVLNDSKEFPNPEIFDPGHFLDNNGNFKKSDYFVPFSTGKRICAGEGLARMELFLFLTTILQNFKLKSLVNTKDIDTTPLVNGFASVPPKFQLCFIPV, from the exons ATGGATGCTGTTGTGGCCCTGGTGCTCAGCCTCTGCTGTCTCCTTCTCCtctcactctggagacagagctcTGAGAGAGCGAAGCTCCCTCCtggccccactcctctcccagtTCTTGGCAACTTCCTGCAAATAGATGTGAAGGACATCAGCCAATGCTTGACCAAT ttCTCCAAAATCTATGGCCCTGTGTTCACTCTGTACTTGGGCATGCAGCCCACTGTGGTGTTACATGGGTATGAAGCAGTGAAGGAGGCTCTGATTGATCATGGGGAGGAGTTTGCTGGTAGAGGAAGCTTCCcaatatttgaaaaaattagTAAGGGCCTTG gcATTGTTTTTAGCAATGGAAACAGATGGAAAGAGATAAGGCGCTTCACTCTCACAACTCTGCGGAATTTGGGCATGGGCAAAAGGAACCTTGAGGACCGTGTTCAAGAGGAAGCACAGTGCCTTGTGGAGGAACTGAGGAAAACCAATG GTTCACCCTGTGATCCTACATTCATCTTGAGCTGTGCTCCCTGCAATGTTATCTGCTTTACTGTTTTCCAGAATCGTTTTGATTATAAAGATCAGAATTTTCTTAACTTGatggaaaaattaaatgacaatGTCAGGATTCTGAGCTCCCCCTGGATGCAG GTCTGCAATAATTTCCCTTCACTAATTGACTATTGTCCAGGAAGTCATCACACAGCATTAAAAAATATTGAGTATATCAGAAATTACCTTTTGGAAAGAATAAAAGAGCATCAGGAATCATTGAATGTTGCAAACCCTCGGGACTTCATTGATTATTACCTGATTAAACAAAA CCACAATCAACAATCAGAATTTACACTTGAAAATCTGGCAACGACTGTACTTGACCTGTTTGCTGCTGGGACAGAGACAACAAGCACAACACTGAGATATGCTTTACTGCTCCTGCTGAAGCACCCTGATGTCACAG CTAAAGTCCAGGAAGAGATTCACCGTGTGGTTGGCAGAAACCGCAGCCCCTGCATGCAGGACAGGAGCCACATGCCCTATACAGATGCCATGATTCATGAGGTCCAGAGATTCATCAGCCTCATCCCCATCAACCTGCCCCATGCAGTGACCTGTGACATTAAATTCAGGAACTACATCATCCCCAAG GGAACAACGGTAATAACATCACTGACATCAGTGCTGAATGACAGCAAGGAATTCCCCAACCCAGAGATATTTGACCCTGGCCACTTTCTAGATAACAatggaaattttaagaaaagtgACTACTTCGTGCCATTTTCAACAG GAAAACGAATTTGTGCAGGAGAGGGCCTGGCACGAATGGAGCTGTTTCTATTTCTCACCACCATTTTACAGAACTTTAAGCTGAAATCGCTGGTTAATACTAAGGATATTGATACAACCCCATTGGTCAATGGATTTGCCTCTGTACCACCCAAATTCCAGCTCTGCTTTATTCCTGTCTAA
- the LOC130880574 gene encoding cytochrome P450 2C26-like isoform X4 yields the protein MDAVVALVLSLCCLLLLSLWRQSSERAKLPPGPTPLPVLGNFLQIDVKDISQCLTNFSKIYGPVFTLYLGMQPTVVLHGYEAVKEALIDHGEEFAGRGSFPIFEKISKGLGSPCDPTFILSCAPCNVICFTVFQNRFDYKDQNFLNLMEKLNDNVRILSSPWMQVCNNFPSLIDYCPGSHHTALKNIEYIRNYLLERIKEHQESLNVANPRDFIDYYLIKQKQASHNQQSEFTLENLATTVLDLFAAGTETTSTTLRYALLLLLKHPDVTAKVQEEIHRVVGRNRSPCMQDRSHMPYTDAMIHEVQRFISLIPINLPHAVTCDIKFRNYIIPKGTTVITSLTSVLNDSKEFPNPEIFDPGHFLDNNGNFKKSDYFVPFSTGKRICAGEGLARMELFLFLTTILQNFKLKSLVNTKDIDTTPLVNGFASVPPKFQLCFIPV from the exons ATGGATGCTGTTGTGGCCCTGGTGCTCAGCCTCTGCTGTCTCCTTCTCCtctcactctggagacagagctcTGAGAGAGCGAAGCTCCCTCCtggccccactcctctcccagtTCTTGGCAACTTCCTGCAAATAGATGTGAAGGACATCAGCCAATGCTTGACCAAT ttCTCCAAAATCTATGGCCCTGTGTTCACTCTGTACTTGGGCATGCAGCCCACTGTGGTGTTACATGGGTATGAAGCAGTGAAGGAGGCTCTGATTGATCATGGGGAGGAGTTTGCTGGTAGAGGAAGCTTCCcaatatttgaaaaaattagTAAGGGCCTTG GTTCACCCTGTGATCCTACATTCATCTTGAGCTGTGCTCCCTGCAATGTTATCTGCTTTACTGTTTTCCAGAATCGTTTTGATTATAAAGATCAGAATTTTCTTAACTTGatggaaaaattaaatgacaatGTCAGGATTCTGAGCTCCCCCTGGATGCAG GTCTGCAATAATTTCCCTTCACTAATTGACTATTGTCCAGGAAGTCATCACACAGCATTAAAAAATATTGAGTATATCAGAAATTACCTTTTGGAAAGAATAAAAGAGCATCAGGAATCATTGAATGTTGCAAACCCTCGGGACTTCATTGATTATTACCTGATTAAACAAAAGCag GCAAGCCACAATCAACAATCAGAATTTACACTTGAAAATCTGGCAACGACTGTACTTGACCTGTTTGCTGCTGGGACAGAGACAACAAGCACAACACTGAGATATGCTTTACTGCTCCTGCTGAAGCACCCTGATGTCACAG CTAAAGTCCAGGAAGAGATTCACCGTGTGGTTGGCAGAAACCGCAGCCCCTGCATGCAGGACAGGAGCCACATGCCCTATACAGATGCCATGATTCATGAGGTCCAGAGATTCATCAGCCTCATCCCCATCAACCTGCCCCATGCAGTGACCTGTGACATTAAATTCAGGAACTACATCATCCCCAAG GGAACAACGGTAATAACATCACTGACATCAGTGCTGAATGACAGCAAGGAATTCCCCAACCCAGAGATATTTGACCCTGGCCACTTTCTAGATAACAatggaaattttaagaaaagtgACTACTTCGTGCCATTTTCAACAG GAAAACGAATTTGTGCAGGAGAGGGCCTGGCACGAATGGAGCTGTTTCTATTTCTCACCACCATTTTACAGAACTTTAAGCTGAAATCGCTGGTTAATACTAAGGATATTGATACAACCCCATTGGTCAATGGATTTGCCTCTGTACCACCCAAATTCCAGCTCTGCTTTATTCCTGTCTAA
- the LOC130880574 gene encoding cytochrome P450 2C25-like isoform X5, with translation MDAVVALVLSLCCLLLLSLWRQSSERAKLPPGPTPLPVLGNFLQIDVKDISQCLTNFSKIYGPVFTLYLGMQPTVVLHGYEAVKEALIDHGEEFAGRGSFPIFEKISKGLGIVFSNGNRWKEIRRFTLTTLRNLGMGKRNLEDRVQEEAQCLVEELRKTNGSPCDPTFILSCAPCNVICFTVFQNRFDYKDQNFLNLMEKLNDNVRILSSPWMQASHNQQSEFTLENLATTVLDLFAAGTETTSTTLRYALLLLLKHPDVTAKVQEEIHRVVGRNRSPCMQDRSHMPYTDAMIHEVQRFISLIPINLPHAVTCDIKFRNYIIPKGTTVITSLTSVLNDSKEFPNPEIFDPGHFLDNNGNFKKSDYFVPFSTGKRICAGEGLARMELFLFLTTILQNFKLKSLVNTKDIDTTPLVNGFASVPPKFQLCFIPV, from the exons ATGGATGCTGTTGTGGCCCTGGTGCTCAGCCTCTGCTGTCTCCTTCTCCtctcactctggagacagagctcTGAGAGAGCGAAGCTCCCTCCtggccccactcctctcccagtTCTTGGCAACTTCCTGCAAATAGATGTGAAGGACATCAGCCAATGCTTGACCAAT ttCTCCAAAATCTATGGCCCTGTGTTCACTCTGTACTTGGGCATGCAGCCCACTGTGGTGTTACATGGGTATGAAGCAGTGAAGGAGGCTCTGATTGATCATGGGGAGGAGTTTGCTGGTAGAGGAAGCTTCCcaatatttgaaaaaattagTAAGGGCCTTG gcATTGTTTTTAGCAATGGAAACAGATGGAAAGAGATAAGGCGCTTCACTCTCACAACTCTGCGGAATTTGGGCATGGGCAAAAGGAACCTTGAGGACCGTGTTCAAGAGGAAGCACAGTGCCTTGTGGAGGAACTGAGGAAAACCAATG GTTCACCCTGTGATCCTACATTCATCTTGAGCTGTGCTCCCTGCAATGTTATCTGCTTTACTGTTTTCCAGAATCGTTTTGATTATAAAGATCAGAATTTTCTTAACTTGatggaaaaattaaatgacaatGTCAGGATTCTGAGCTCCCCCTGGATGCAG GCAAGCCACAATCAACAATCAGAATTTACACTTGAAAATCTGGCAACGACTGTACTTGACCTGTTTGCTGCTGGGACAGAGACAACAAGCACAACACTGAGATATGCTTTACTGCTCCTGCTGAAGCACCCTGATGTCACAG CTAAAGTCCAGGAAGAGATTCACCGTGTGGTTGGCAGAAACCGCAGCCCCTGCATGCAGGACAGGAGCCACATGCCCTATACAGATGCCATGATTCATGAGGTCCAGAGATTCATCAGCCTCATCCCCATCAACCTGCCCCATGCAGTGACCTGTGACATTAAATTCAGGAACTACATCATCCCCAAG GGAACAACGGTAATAACATCACTGACATCAGTGCTGAATGACAGCAAGGAATTCCCCAACCCAGAGATATTTGACCCTGGCCACTTTCTAGATAACAatggaaattttaagaaaagtgACTACTTCGTGCCATTTTCAACAG GAAAACGAATTTGTGCAGGAGAGGGCCTGGCACGAATGGAGCTGTTTCTATTTCTCACCACCATTTTACAGAACTTTAAGCTGAAATCGCTGGTTAATACTAAGGATATTGATACAACCCCATTGGTCAATGGATTTGCCTCTGTACCACCCAAATTCCAGCTCTGCTTTATTCCTGTCTAA
- the LOC130880574 gene encoding cytochrome P450 2C25-like isoform X6 encodes MDAVVALVLSLCCLLLLSLWRQSSERAKLPPGPTPLPVLGNFLQIDVKDISQCLTNFSKIYGPVFTLYLGMQPTVVLHGYEAVKEALIDHGEEFAGRGSFPIFEKISKGLGIVFSNGNRWKEIRRFTLTTLRNLGMGKRNLEDRVQEEAQCLVEELRKTNGSPCDPTFILSCAPCNVICFTVFQNRFDYKDQNFLNLMEKLNDNVRILSSPWMQVNHNQQSEFTLENLATTVLDLFAAGTETTSTTLRYALLLLLKHPDVTAKVQEEIHRVVGRNRSPCMQDRSHMPYTDAMIHEVQRFISLIPINLPHAVTCDIKFRNYIIPKGTTVITSLTSVLNDSKEFPNPEIFDPGHFLDNNGNFKKSDYFVPFSTGKRICAGEGLARMELFLFLTTILQNFKLKSLVNTKDIDTTPLVNGFASVPPKFQLCFIPV; translated from the exons ATGGATGCTGTTGTGGCCCTGGTGCTCAGCCTCTGCTGTCTCCTTCTCCtctcactctggagacagagctcTGAGAGAGCGAAGCTCCCTCCtggccccactcctctcccagtTCTTGGCAACTTCCTGCAAATAGATGTGAAGGACATCAGCCAATGCTTGACCAAT ttCTCCAAAATCTATGGCCCTGTGTTCACTCTGTACTTGGGCATGCAGCCCACTGTGGTGTTACATGGGTATGAAGCAGTGAAGGAGGCTCTGATTGATCATGGGGAGGAGTTTGCTGGTAGAGGAAGCTTCCcaatatttgaaaaaattagTAAGGGCCTTG gcATTGTTTTTAGCAATGGAAACAGATGGAAAGAGATAAGGCGCTTCACTCTCACAACTCTGCGGAATTTGGGCATGGGCAAAAGGAACCTTGAGGACCGTGTTCAAGAGGAAGCACAGTGCCTTGTGGAGGAACTGAGGAAAACCAATG GTTCACCCTGTGATCCTACATTCATCTTGAGCTGTGCTCCCTGCAATGTTATCTGCTTTACTGTTTTCCAGAATCGTTTTGATTATAAAGATCAGAATTTTCTTAACTTGatggaaaaattaaatgacaatGTCAGGATTCTGAGCTCCCCCTGGATGCAGGTGAA CCACAATCAACAATCAGAATTTACACTTGAAAATCTGGCAACGACTGTACTTGACCTGTTTGCTGCTGGGACAGAGACAACAAGCACAACACTGAGATATGCTTTACTGCTCCTGCTGAAGCACCCTGATGTCACAG CTAAAGTCCAGGAAGAGATTCACCGTGTGGTTGGCAGAAACCGCAGCCCCTGCATGCAGGACAGGAGCCACATGCCCTATACAGATGCCATGATTCATGAGGTCCAGAGATTCATCAGCCTCATCCCCATCAACCTGCCCCATGCAGTGACCTGTGACATTAAATTCAGGAACTACATCATCCCCAAG GGAACAACGGTAATAACATCACTGACATCAGTGCTGAATGACAGCAAGGAATTCCCCAACCCAGAGATATTTGACCCTGGCCACTTTCTAGATAACAatggaaattttaagaaaagtgACTACTTCGTGCCATTTTCAACAG GAAAACGAATTTGTGCAGGAGAGGGCCTGGCACGAATGGAGCTGTTTCTATTTCTCACCACCATTTTACAGAACTTTAAGCTGAAATCGCTGGTTAATACTAAGGATATTGATACAACCCCATTGGTCAATGGATTTGCCTCTGTACCACCCAAATTCCAGCTCTGCTTTATTCCTGTCTAA